In Providencia alcalifaciens, the sequence TTAGTTGCTAGAACCCATGGCTCCTTTGCCGACGCTGAGTAGATTTTAGGTGACGGGTGGTGACAATGAGTCCGTGTCGAGCGCTGATTTTTTCGGCCTTTAGAGCGAGATTTATACAATAGAATTTGGCATGAGATTGGATTGCTTTTAGTCAGCCTCTTATAGCCTAAAGTCTTTGAGTGACTAGATGACATATCATGTAAGTTGCTGATAGGTTTCCAGTTTTCCGCTCCTAGGTCTGCATATTGTACTTTTCCTCTTACTCGACTTAACCAGTACCAACCCAGCTTCTCAACGGATTTATACCATGGCACTTTAAAGCCAGCATCACTGACAATGAGCGGTGTGGTGTTACTCGGTAGAATGCTCGCAAGGTCGGCTAGAAATTGGTCATGAGCTTTCTTTGAACATTGCTCTGAAAGCGGGAACGCTTTCTCATAAAGAGTAACAGAACGACCGTGTAGTGCGACTGAAGCTCGCAATACCATAAGTCGTTTTTGCTCACGAATATCAGACCAGTCAACAAGTACAATGGGCATCGTATTGCCCGAACAGATAAAGCTAGCATGCCAACGGTATACAGCGAGTCGCTCTTTGTGGAGGTGACGATTACCTAACAATCGGTCGATTCGTTTGATGTTATGTTTTGTTCTCGCTTTGGTTGGCAGGTTACGGCCAAGTTCGGTAAGAGTGAGAGTTTTACAGTCAAGTAATGCGTGGCAAGCCAACGTTAAGCTGTTGAGTCGTTTTAAGTGTAATTCGGGGCAGAATTGGTAAAGAGAGTCGTGTAAAATATCGAGTTCGCACATCTTGTTGTCTGATTATTGATTTTTCGCGAAACCATTT encodes:
- a CDS encoding IS4-like element ISVsa5 family transposase; protein product: MCELDILHDSLYQFCPELHLKRLNSLTLACHALLDCKTLTLTELGRNLPTKARTKHNIKRIDRLLGNRHLHKERLAVYRWHASFICSGNTMPIVLVDWSDIREQKRLMVLRASVALHGRSVTLYEKAFPLSEQCSKKAHDQFLADLASILPSNTTPLIVSDAGFKVPWYKSVEKLGWYWLSRVRGKVQYADLGAENWKPISNLHDMSSSHSKTLGYKRLTKSNPISCQILLYKSRSKGRKNQRSTRTHCHHPSPKIYSASAKEPWVLATNLPVEIRTPKQLVNIYSKRMQIEETFRDLKSPAYGLGLRHSRTSSSERFDIMLLIALMLQLTCWLAGVHAQKQGWDKHFQANTVRNRNVLSTVRLGMEVLRHSGYTITREDLLVAATLLAQNLFTHGYALGKL